A genomic region of Arcobacter sp. LA11 contains the following coding sequences:
- the paaI gene encoding hydroxyphenylacetyl-CoA thioesterase PaaI gives MSEEKLSYKVAKKMLATANFENALGVELVNVDEGFAKVRMEVTDMMKNGHGTCQGGAIFSFADAAFALACNSRNVATVAQACDISFVKPAFLGDVLTATASEKYIKGKSGIYDVVVVNQKFESVAFFTGKSRAIPGTVLEDEEL, from the coding sequence ATGAGTGAAGAAAAACTATCATATAAAGTTGCCAAAAAGATGTTAGCAACTGCTAACTTTGAGAATGCCTTAGGTGTTGAGTTAGTAAATGTTGATGAAGGTTTTGCAAAAGTTAGAATGGAAGTAACAGACATGATGAAAAATGGTCATGGAACTTGTCAAGGTGGAGCAATATTTTCCTTTGCCGATGCAGCATTTGCACTTGCTTGTAACTCAAGAAATGTTGCAACTGTAGCTCAAGCTTGTGATATATCTTTTGTTAAACCTGCATTTTTAGGTGACGTACTAACTGCAACTGCAAGTGAAAAATATATAAAAGGGAAAAGTGGTATTTACGATGTAGTAGTTGTAAATCAAAAATTTGAATCAGTAGCCTTTTTTACTGGTAAATCAA
- the paaG gene encoding 2-(1,2-epoxy-1,2-dihydrophenyl)acetyl-CoA isomerase PaaG, whose translation MSYETIKYEVNEGIATLTFNRPDVFNSLNEEMHAELKDAFKNIKKDSSIRVLIITGEGRAFCAGQDLNDRSVNDGDAKLDLGESIERKYNPLIKTIYGLEMPVICKVNGVAAGAGVGIALACDFVIANEKASFIQAFCKIGLVPDSGNSFFLPQLVGMARAKELCMLGDKLSAQTAQEYGLISKVYPLDTIDEEVQKLAVHFSTAPTYGLSLIKKALNESIENTLEEQLELEKNLQRAAGHSNDYKEGVSAFLNKRTPNFKGN comes from the coding sequence ATGTCATACGAAACAATTAAATATGAAGTAAATGAAGGTATCGCAACTTTAACATTTAACAGACCTGATGTATTTAACTCACTAAATGAAGAAATGCATGCAGAGTTAAAAGATGCTTTTAAAAATATAAAAAAAGATAGTTCTATTAGAGTATTGATTATTACAGGAGAAGGTAGAGCATTTTGCGCAGGTCAAGATTTAAATGACAGATCTGTAAACGATGGTGATGCAAAACTTGACTTAGGTGAATCAATTGAAAGAAAATATAACCCTCTAATCAAAACTATTTATGGATTAGAGATGCCAGTTATTTGTAAAGTGAATGGTGTAGCTGCTGGTGCTGGTGTGGGAATAGCACTTGCTTGTGATTTTGTAATTGCAAATGAAAAAGCCTCTTTCATACAAGCTTTTTGTAAAATAGGATTGGTACCTGATAGTGGTAACTCTTTTTTCCTTCCTCAACTAGTAGGAATGGCAAGAGCAAAAGAGTTATGTATGTTAGGAGATAAACTTTCAGCACAAACGGCACAAGAGTATGGACTGATTTCAAAAGTCTATCCACTTGATACTATTGATGAAGAAGTACAAAAGTTAGCTGTTCACTTTTCAACAGCTCCAACATATGGATTAAGTCTGATTAAAAAAGCCCTAAATGAATCTATTGAAAACACATTAGAAGAGCAACTAGAATTAGAGAAAAATCTACAAAGAGCTGCTGGTCATTCTAATGATTATAAAGAAGGTGTTTCTGCATTTTTAAATAAAAGAACTCCTAACTTTAAAGGAAACTAG
- a CDS encoding 3-hydroxyacyl-CoA dehydrogenase yields MKIDNNSIIGIVGAGIMGRGIAQVAARAGHKVILYDNWDGAVDNAMKINEKELSKLVSKGKITQEAKDTTISLMNPTMEINDLAPCDLIIEAIIENKEIKQEIFKQLEDICGDVVIASNTSSISISALANGLKKPENMIGIHFFNPAPIMKLVEVISGLLSDQQIIEDVHTLISSWGKKAVYVKSSPGFIVNRIARPFYAEALRVYEEGVSSFATIDEVIRSGGKFRMGPFELMDLIGNDTNYSVTQSTFDSYYQDPRFKPSLTQQEFSQAGLLGRKSGAGFYKYEDGKQQGRNDIRKVAPSNNKISEIYVYGSLGVADELIPLFKKAGIKVVQVEGDGYIEFNEIKLFVANGKMASEISKELSEKNIAQLDINIDYELSSSVTIATSLLAQQHVAPNIAALFSQIEKETLTIKDSPAMIMSRTICMLINEASSTVTNGVCDECSADIAMENGVNYPIGPFKWADKLGTEFVLETLDNLESFYKDTRYRADRSIVEQSIIGGKYYE; encoded by the coding sequence ATGAAAATAGATAATAACAGTATTATTGGAATTGTTGGTGCAGGAATTATGGGTAGAGGAATTGCCCAAGTAGCTGCACGTGCTGGTCATAAAGTAATCTTATATGATAACTGGGATGGTGCAGTTGATAATGCAATGAAAATTAATGAAAAAGAACTTTCAAAACTAGTTTCTAAAGGGAAAATAACTCAAGAAGCAAAAGATACTACTATTTCATTGATGAATCCTACTATGGAAATAAATGATTTAGCACCTTGTGATTTAATCATTGAAGCGATTATTGAAAATAAAGAAATAAAACAAGAAATATTCAAACAACTTGAAGATATTTGTGGTGACGTAGTTATTGCATCTAACACTTCTTCAATCTCTATTTCAGCACTTGCAAATGGTCTTAAAAAACCTGAAAATATGATTGGAATTCATTTCTTTAATCCAGCTCCTATAATGAAACTTGTAGAAGTTATATCTGGATTACTTAGTGACCAGCAAATTATTGAAGATGTACATACTTTAATCTCTTCATGGGGTAAAAAAGCAGTATATGTAAAATCATCTCCAGGTTTTATTGTAAATAGAATAGCAAGGCCTTTTTATGCAGAAGCACTTAGGGTATATGAAGAAGGTGTTTCATCTTTTGCAACAATTGATGAGGTTATAAGAAGTGGGGGTAAATTTAGAATGGGGCCATTTGAACTAATGGATTTAATTGGAAATGATACAAATTACTCAGTTACACAATCAACCTTTGATTCATACTATCAAGATCCAAGATTTAAGCCATCTTTAACACAACAAGAGTTTTCACAAGCTGGATTGCTTGGTAGAAAATCTGGTGCAGGATTTTATAAATATGAAGACGGAAAACAACAAGGTAGGAATGATATTAGAAAGGTAGCACCTTCAAATAATAAAATTTCTGAAATCTATGTTTATGGTTCTTTAGGCGTTGCTGATGAGCTTATTCCACTATTTAAAAAAGCTGGAATAAAAGTAGTTCAAGTAGAAGGTGATGGATATATTGAGTTTAATGAAATAAAACTTTTTGTAGCAAATGGAAAAATGGCAAGTGAAATTTCAAAAGAGTTAAGTGAAAAAAACATCGCTCAACTAGATATAAATATTGACTATGAACTTTCAAGTTCTGTAACAATTGCAACTTCACTTTTAGCACAACAACATGTAGCTCCAAATATTGCAGCACTTTTTTCACAAATTGAAAAAGAGACTTTGACTATCAAAGATTCTCCGGCAATGATTATGTCAAGAACTATTTGTATGTTGATAAATGAAGCTAGCTCAACGGTTACAAATGGTGTTTGTGACGAATGCAGTGCAGATATTGCTATGGAAAATGGAGTAAACTATCCTATTGGTCCTTTTAAATGGGCAGATAAGTTAGGTACAGAATTTGTCCTAGAAACTTTAGATAATTTAGAATCATTTTATAAAGATACTAGATATAGAGCAGATAGAAGTATTGTAGAGCAATCAATTATAGGTGGTAAATATTATGAGTGA
- a CDS encoding enoyl-CoA hydratase-related protein — protein sequence MGFKDIKVDVEDSHILIITLNRSEVYNALRTNTLKEIHEVLQNSTDEIKCIILTGGEKVFAAGADINELEVKGAVESINDVRTSYWESIKEFKKPIIAAVNGFCLGGGCELAMHCDIIICGDNAQFGQPEINLGIMPGAGGTQRTVKAMGKSNAMLMLLTGDFIDAKTAQKMNLVSEVVPVQSTMIRALEIANKIAKKSPLAISAIKSAVLASYDNGLSTSLKYEKTVFSGILSSEDKKEGISAFKEKRKPNFKGQ from the coding sequence ATGGGCTTTAAAGATATAAAAGTAGATGTTGAAGATTCACATATACTTATTATTACACTTAATAGAAGTGAAGTTTACAATGCATTAAGAACTAATACATTAAAAGAAATTCATGAAGTGTTACAAAACAGCACTGATGAAATTAAATGTATTATTTTAACTGGAGGAGAAAAAGTATTTGCAGCGGGAGCAGATATTAATGAACTAGAAGTTAAAGGTGCAGTTGAATCAATAAATGATGTTAGAACTTCTTATTGGGAATCTATTAAAGAATTTAAAAAGCCTATTATCGCTGCAGTAAATGGATTTTGTTTAGGTGGAGGGTGTGAACTTGCTATGCATTGTGACATTATTATATGCGGAGATAATGCACAATTTGGTCAACCTGAAATCAACTTAGGAATCATGCCAGGAGCAGGGGGAACACAACGTACAGTAAAAGCAATGGGTAAATCAAATGCCATGTTAATGCTTTTAACAGGAGATTTCATTGATGCTAAAACTGCACAAAAGATGAACTTAGTTTCAGAAGTAGTTCCTGTGCAAAGTACAATGATTAGAGCACTAGAAATTGCAAATAAGATTGCAAAAAAATCTCCATTAGCAATTAGTGCAATTAAAAGTGCTGTTTTAGCATCATATGATAATGGATTAAGCACATCTCTTAAATATGAAAAGACAGTTTTCTCAGGAATATTATCAAGTGAAGATAAAAAAGAGGGAATTAGTGCATTTAAAGAAAAAAGAAAACCAAATTTTAAAGGACAATAA